From Solwaraspora sp. WMMD1047, the proteins below share one genomic window:
- a CDS encoding IS701 family transposase, with protein sequence MTRVADRFVRAEPRATAGQFVEGLLSDTERKTCWSLAERAGHTDPQAMQRLLRTAVWDADAVRDDVRSWLVEQLGHPDAVLVCDETGFLKKGVCSVGVQRQYTGTAGRVENSQVGVFLAYVTPHGRALIDRRLYLPEATWCDQPDRLAVAGVPDQVGFATKPALARQMIAAAVEAGVPVGWVTGDEVYGADPGLRADLEHREIGYVLAVGCDRRVTVNDGRTLIRVDDLAGRIPTREWQQHSCGPGAKGPRDYLWAWITTATRPDEHRWLLIRRNRTTGEMAFYLCWSPRPVSLHTLVTVAGSRWSIEELFQTGKGQVGLDHYQVRGWTGWHRHITLAMLALAVLTILAAQQPDPDPNPKIIALTVAEIRRLLNAFLLATSLPSAHTLHWSIWRRTSQARARRAHYQRRQAK encoded by the coding sequence GTGACGCGTGTCGCTGACCGGTTCGTGCGGGCCGAGCCGCGGGCGACGGCTGGGCAGTTCGTGGAAGGGCTGCTGTCAGACACCGAGCGGAAGACCTGCTGGTCGCTTGCGGAACGGGCGGGGCACACTGATCCGCAGGCGATGCAGCGGCTGCTGCGTACGGCGGTGTGGGACGCCGATGCCGTCCGCGACGACGTGCGTTCGTGGCTGGTCGAGCAGCTCGGCCACCCCGACGCCGTGCTGGTCTGCGATGAGACCGGGTTCTTGAAGAAGGGTGTGTGCTCGGTCGGGGTGCAGCGGCAGTACACCGGCACCGCCGGCCGTGTCGAGAACAGTCAGGTCGGGGTGTTCCTGGCCTACGTCACTCCGCACGGGCGGGCGCTGATCGATCGTCGGCTTTACCTGCCGGAGGCGACCTGGTGTGACCAGCCCGACCGGCTGGCCGTCGCCGGCGTCCCCGACCAGGTCGGGTTCGCCACGAAGCCTGCCCTGGCTCGGCAGATGATCGCCGCCGCGGTCGAGGCTGGTGTCCCGGTGGGGTGGGTGACCGGTGACGAGGTCTACGGCGCCGACCCTGGCCTGCGCGCTGACCTGGAACACCGCGAGATCGGCTACGTCCTGGCGGTCGGCTGCGACCGGCGTGTGACCGTTAACGACGGTCGGACTCTGATCCGCGTCGACGACCTCGCTGGGCGGATCCCCACCCGCGAGTGGCAGCAGCACAGCTGCGGTCCCGGGGCGAAAGGTCCCCGCGACTACCTGTGGGCGTGGATCACCACCGCCACCCGGCCAGACGAGCACCGGTGGCTGCTCATTCGCCGCAACCGCACCACCGGCGAAATGGCCTTCTACCTGTGCTGGTCACCCCGCCCAGTGTCGCTGCACACCCTCGTCACCGTCGCCGGCTCCCGTTGGAGCATCGAAGAGCTGTTCCAGACCGGCAAAGGCCAAGTCGGCCTCGACCACTACCAGGTCCGCGGCTGGACCGGCTGGCACCGGCACATCACCCTGGCCATGCTCGCCCTGGCCGTCCTGACCATCCTCGCCGCACAACAGCCCGACCCCGACCCCAATCCGAAGATCATCGCATTGACGGTCGCCGAGATCCGCCGACTCCTCAACGCCTTCCTCCTCGCCACATCGCTACCGTCAGCGCACACCCTGCACTGGTCGATCTGGCGACGAACATCCCAAGCCCGCGCCCGACGAGCCCACTACCAGCGCAGACAAGCCAAATGA
- a CDS encoding BTAD domain-containing putative transcriptional regulator, with protein sequence MRGDTLWDIADRRLDDPRRWPEIYALNKGRKQSNGYALTDPDVLHTGWVLGLPARQATPPRPSTPDVSPPAPPADPDPTHSPAPDRTLPGDGPTTAPTPEATPSAGELEDPGSERDDGHQSPVDSDGVRLPSHAWVSLGLAALIAATAALLRLQRRRRTPLATTPIPIRTEPAATPLPSSLRVADAAGRRLLTPRPGRHSASEVMPAPPPTPAPVGHDTHGQEVSLFDLPGAGVALNGVGALSTVRAILAAALSTGVVDHAAARPIVVTTGGTLSRLLPTGVEPAGLDPDRTAFDDDRLIVLADASNAVTHLEEEMIHRRRLLDTMDASNVAEVNARGDHAELQPPYVIILAADDARRHAARIAAVATHRRALHLHPLILGDLDATPGYHIDADGTPTDDAASPVARWSTLTAPDLTDVLDLLREAAPRPEPGTDVTPHHIESEPETASNTATVTAIPTSVSSQPAPVTLTVLGPITLTVNGAPITTGVRTGSYAVLAVLAAHPAGRTLDHLTATLHPDTEPTTAARRVHTDLNAARTILRKSTGITGKGNFITYDSATTRYRLDPALIDVDLWRMLNAIDRANKATDDTSCLTALHEAADLYGGDFGADQDWAIDHATTHRHHILNVYARIAELLEPDHPDQAIAALEKAIDHDPVNEELYQRIMRIHGRQHRPDAVRRTLRLLEERLTDLGEAEVSDTTRRVAQRQLDPKPPPSQTP encoded by the coding sequence GTGCGAGGGGACACGCTGTGGGACATCGCCGACCGCAGGCTCGACGATCCACGCCGATGGCCGGAGATCTACGCACTGAACAAGGGCAGAAAGCAGTCCAACGGGTACGCACTCACCGACCCGGACGTTCTGCACACCGGCTGGGTCCTCGGCCTACCCGCCCGGCAGGCAACTCCGCCCCGACCTTCCACCCCGGACGTGTCACCTCCGGCGCCGCCGGCCGACCCGGATCCGACCCACTCTCCCGCACCCGACCGGACCCTTCCCGGTGACGGCCCGACGACGGCTCCCACGCCCGAGGCCACACCGTCCGCCGGAGAGCTGGAGGACCCGGGTTCCGAGCGGGACGATGGTCACCAGTCGCCGGTCGACTCGGACGGCGTCCGGCTGCCGTCCCACGCCTGGGTCAGCCTCGGTCTCGCCGCCCTCATCGCCGCCACCGCCGCGCTGCTGCGGCTGCAACGCCGCCGCCGCACCCCACTGGCCACCACACCCATCCCGATCCGCACCGAACCCGCCGCTACGCCCCTGCCCTCGTCACTGCGTGTGGCCGATGCGGCCGGCAGGCGGCTGCTGACCCCACGTCCCGGGCGCCATTCCGCATCCGAGGTGATGCCCGCGCCGCCGCCGACACCCGCTCCGGTCGGACACGACACGCACGGCCAGGAGGTCAGCCTCTTTGATCTGCCCGGTGCCGGAGTAGCGCTGAACGGTGTCGGAGCCCTCTCGACCGTCCGGGCGATCCTCGCCGCCGCGTTGTCCACCGGCGTCGTCGACCACGCTGCCGCGCGACCCATCGTCGTCACCACCGGCGGCACCCTCAGCCGGCTCCTGCCCACCGGCGTGGAACCCGCCGGCCTCGACCCCGACCGCACCGCGTTCGACGACGACCGCCTCATCGTCCTGGCCGACGCCAGCAACGCCGTGACCCATCTGGAAGAAGAGATGATCCACCGGCGGCGGCTACTCGACACCATGGACGCGTCAAACGTGGCCGAGGTGAACGCCCGCGGCGACCACGCCGAACTCCAACCGCCGTACGTGATCATCCTCGCCGCGGACGACGCCCGTCGGCACGCGGCACGGATCGCGGCCGTCGCCACCCACCGGCGCGCCCTGCACCTTCATCCCCTCATCCTCGGCGACCTCGACGCGACACCCGGGTACCACATCGACGCCGACGGCACCCCCACCGACGACGCCGCCTCGCCCGTCGCTCGGTGGTCCACCCTCACCGCACCGGACCTCACCGACGTCCTGGATCTCCTCCGCGAAGCAGCACCACGACCGGAACCCGGCACCGACGTCACGCCACACCACATCGAGTCCGAACCCGAGACGGCCAGCAACACCGCCACCGTCACCGCGATCCCCACATCGGTCAGCAGTCAACCAGCACCGGTCACGCTGACGGTCCTCGGCCCGATCACCCTCACCGTTAACGGCGCACCGATCACCACGGGCGTGCGCACCGGGTCCTACGCCGTACTCGCCGTCCTCGCCGCCCACCCGGCCGGCCGCACCCTCGACCACCTCACCGCCACCCTGCACCCCGACACCGAACCCACCACGGCCGCGCGGCGGGTCCACACCGACCTCAACGCCGCCCGCACCATCCTGCGCAAGAGCACCGGCATCACCGGCAAAGGCAACTTCATCACCTACGACAGCGCCACGACCCGCTACCGTCTCGACCCCGCCCTGATCGACGTCGACCTGTGGCGCATGCTCAACGCGATCGACCGCGCCAACAAAGCCACCGACGACACCAGCTGCCTGACGGCACTACACGAGGCCGCCGACCTGTACGGCGGGGACTTCGGCGCCGACCAAGACTGGGCCATCGACCACGCCACCACTCACCGCCACCACATCCTCAACGTCTACGCGCGCATCGCCGAACTCCTCGAACCCGACCACCCCGACCAAGCCATCGCCGCGCTGGAGAAGGCCATCGATCACGACCCGGTCAACGAGGAGCTGTACCAGCGCATCATGCGCATCCACGGACGCCAACACCGCCCCGACGCCGTCCGACGCACCCTCCGGCTCCTGGAAGAACGGCTCACCGACCTCGGCGAAGCCGAAGTCTCCGACACCACCCGCCGGGTCGCCCAGCGCCAACTCGACCCCAAGCCACCACCGTCGCAGACCCCGTAG
- a CDS encoding Hsp70 family protein produces MATAHSRLGVDIGATTAAAVLAIDAQQTIVMPDGTPVTPSGVFVDPTTGALIPAAAGLGRALDRPDCYLADPITGLTAGPTTIAGHCVDPVDVLAAVLRHINTEASRLAGGPPTAVAVAIPPTFGPRRRDLVREATQRAGLPAPDLVAAPVAVAAHLTAASPPPAAGTCVLVCDAAAHTLQLTVLQHTDTSVQILATAAVPGAAGADIDAILTEHAGQPIRDADPQRWSRLTTPHTLDDLRDQRSLQNAVRRAKEDLRHAPRAAVALPDPYPPTVLDQRHLAAATQPAHQALAAAVAEVLAAADLDPATLAAVILIGEGAHLPHLTNVLHETTGHTPIIPTRTDIAAADGALHATHSLTTTRAGQIHLPRTRLTPRHLIAPILTAAASFALLIHTVATADIYFGSRLEVRVGVEEIGAAAIMVLLCAYTIANLAPTTYLHGLPHDTDPTTGSLIRRTYTAAALLGLVIATLYGLAIGSAVDFADNTYPRWAILSAAPLAAAFLLIAAIGPHLPANAIPTWLRRTRLPLTATLLAATGIIAMRYATTTGSNLIPGGAASATRIGAAITGIGIALTITRHALSRTGLALILGIGFAAVATAGNVPTLTIAYTIAITWWALTITATTITTAYPQLSNTFPILPREQGR; encoded by the coding sequence ATGGCAACGGCGCATTCCCGGCTGGGTGTGGACATCGGCGCCACCACCGCAGCGGCGGTCCTCGCCATCGACGCACAACAGACGATCGTCATGCCCGACGGCACGCCGGTAACCCCCAGCGGCGTCTTCGTCGACCCCACCACCGGTGCGCTCATCCCCGCAGCCGCCGGCCTCGGCCGGGCCCTCGACCGTCCAGACTGCTACCTCGCCGACCCCATCACCGGCCTCACCGCCGGACCCACCACCATCGCCGGCCACTGCGTCGACCCGGTCGATGTTCTCGCCGCCGTCCTGCGGCATATCAACACTGAAGCGTCCCGCCTTGCCGGCGGACCACCAACCGCAGTGGCCGTCGCGATCCCACCGACCTTCGGCCCGCGGCGACGCGACCTCGTACGAGAAGCCACCCAACGCGCCGGCCTACCCGCCCCCGACCTCGTCGCCGCTCCCGTCGCCGTCGCCGCCCACCTCACCGCCGCCTCGCCGCCACCGGCGGCGGGAACCTGCGTGCTGGTCTGCGACGCCGCAGCACACACCCTGCAGCTCACCGTCCTGCAACACACCGACACCAGCGTGCAAATCCTCGCCACCGCAGCCGTTCCCGGCGCCGCCGGGGCCGACATCGACGCCATCCTCACCGAACACGCAGGCCAGCCGATCCGCGACGCCGACCCGCAGCGCTGGTCCCGACTCACCACCCCCCACACCCTCGACGACCTCCGCGACCAACGCTCCCTACAGAACGCCGTCCGACGCGCCAAAGAAGACCTCCGCCACGCCCCACGCGCCGCCGTCGCCCTACCCGACCCCTACCCGCCCACCGTGCTGGACCAACGCCACCTCGCCGCCGCCACCCAACCCGCCCACCAGGCCCTAGCCGCCGCCGTCGCCGAGGTCCTCGCCGCAGCCGACCTCGACCCCGCCACCCTCGCCGCCGTCATCCTCATCGGCGAAGGCGCCCACCTACCGCACCTCACCAACGTCCTCCACGAGACGACCGGCCACACCCCGATCATCCCCACCCGAACCGACATCGCCGCAGCCGACGGAGCCCTCCACGCCACCCACAGCCTTACGACCACCCGAGCCGGACAGATTCACCTGCCCCGCACCCGACTCACCCCCCGCCACCTCATCGCCCCGATCCTCACCGCCGCCGCCTCCTTCGCACTGCTCATCCACACCGTCGCCACCGCCGACATCTACTTCGGCAGCCGCCTTGAGGTCCGGGTCGGCGTCGAAGAAATAGGCGCCGCCGCCATCATGGTCCTCCTCTGCGCCTACACCATCGCGAACCTCGCCCCCACCACCTACCTACACGGCCTACCCCACGACACCGACCCCACCACCGGAAGCCTCATCCGCCGCACCTACACAGCCGCCGCACTCCTCGGCCTCGTCATCGCAACCCTCTACGGACTCGCGATCGGCTCAGCCGTCGACTTCGCCGACAACACCTACCCACGCTGGGCAATCCTCTCCGCCGCACCACTAGCCGCAGCGTTCCTCCTCATCGCCGCCATCGGACCCCACCTCCCCGCCAACGCCATCCCCACCTGGCTACGCCGCACCCGACTACCCCTCACCGCCACCCTCCTCGCCGCCACCGGCATCATCGCCATGCGCTACGCCACAACCACCGGCAGCAACCTCATCCCCGGGGGCGCCGCGTCCGCCACCCGTATCGGCGCCGCCATCACCGGAATCGGCATTGCCCTCACCATCACCCGCCACGCACTATCCCGAACCGGCCTGGCGCTCATCCTCGGCATCGGCTTCGCCGCGGTCGCCACCGCAGGCAACGTCCCAACCCTCACCATCGCCTACACCATCGCCATCACCTGGTGGGCACTCACCATCACCGCAACCACCATCACCACCGCCTACCCCCAACTCTCCAACACCTTCCCGATCCTCCCCCGCGAGCAGGGCCGTTAG
- a CDS encoding flavoprotein, with translation MTDAAKVVLLVVCAAPPAAEVAELVERLQDDGWDVYPVMTDAATAWIEPAALERATGHPVKRELRGPQESKSLPRADAIVVAPATFNTINQWAAGINNTAALGILNEALGANTPIVASPYAKAVLAAHPAFQRNLELLARAGVRFTATDALRPVAPDGPFQWEIVSGVLREVRCTTGASVGPGQEVQGELPMPQVDL, from the coding sequence ATGACCGATGCCGCCAAAGTCGTCCTGCTCGTCGTGTGCGCGGCACCGCCGGCCGCCGAGGTAGCCGAGTTGGTTGAACGGCTCCAAGACGACGGCTGGGACGTGTACCCGGTCATGACCGATGCTGCCACCGCATGGATCGAACCGGCAGCCCTCGAGCGGGCCACGGGTCACCCGGTCAAGCGCGAACTCCGTGGACCGCAGGAGTCGAAGTCCTTGCCTAGAGCCGACGCCATCGTCGTCGCGCCCGCGACCTTCAACACGATCAACCAGTGGGCCGCTGGGATCAACAACACGGCGGCGCTGGGCATTCTCAACGAGGCGCTGGGAGCGAACACGCCGATCGTCGCCTCGCCGTACGCCAAGGCTGTGCTCGCCGCGCATCCAGCCTTTCAGCGCAACCTCGAATTACTCGCCCGCGCTGGCGTCCGGTTCACCGCCACCGATGCCCTGCGACCGGTCGCCCCCGACGGACCGTTCCAGTGGGAGATCGTGTCTGGCGTCCTTCGCGAGGTCCGATGCACGACAGGCGCATCCGTCGGCCCGGGCCAGGAGGTGCAAGGTGAGCTGCCGATGCCTCAGGTGGATCTTTGA
- a CDS encoding DUF397 domain-containing protein, with protein MNDRQFGTWLKSTRSGGADNCVEVAATTDLHVGVRDSKSPRGNVLVFDPDSWSAFIEGLRNGEVDA; from the coding sequence ATGAATGACCGGCAGTTCGGCACATGGTTGAAATCCACCCGAAGCGGCGGTGCTGACAACTGCGTCGAAGTCGCAGCCACCACCGACCTACACGTCGGTGTCCGAGATTCCAAGAGCCCTCGCGGCAACGTCCTGGTGTTCGACCCGGATAGCTGGTCCGCCTTCATCGAGGGTCTGCGCAACGGCGAGGTCGATGCTTAA
- a CDS encoding helix-turn-helix transcriptional regulator: MISPFVRRRRLAAELIRLRDERGYSSARVAVEIGVARQRISRLENGHVAPDLDEIMRILQLFGVNQQRWQQIMLIAREAQERGWWAKYADEMGSRQALYANLEAGASEIREYQMVYLPGLLQITSYTEARVRIDRPDGATFSHARALEARAGRQRMLERPGGPRYEVIIDELAIRRFAAPAPVVADQLDHLALVGHDRSATTIRVLPLSAKIRHYTVPRSAFFVYRYPDPHDPVVVAVDTVTDDLVLTEEADVNRYFDLYAKLQEASMAPGDSLDFLAATAQKIRRDLHDE; this comes from the coding sequence GTGATCAGTCCGTTTGTGCGTCGCAGACGGCTCGCGGCCGAGCTGATCCGTCTGCGCGACGAGCGCGGGTACTCGTCGGCCCGCGTCGCTGTAGAGATCGGCGTCGCACGCCAACGGATCTCGCGGTTGGAGAACGGACATGTTGCCCCTGACCTCGACGAGATCATGCGAATACTCCAGCTGTTCGGAGTCAACCAACAGCGATGGCAGCAGATCATGTTGATCGCCCGCGAGGCGCAGGAGCGTGGGTGGTGGGCCAAGTACGCGGACGAGATGGGTAGCCGGCAAGCTCTATACGCAAACCTTGAGGCGGGTGCGAGCGAGATCCGCGAGTACCAGATGGTCTATCTGCCGGGTCTGTTGCAGATAACTTCGTACACCGAGGCGCGCGTGCGGATCGATCGTCCGGATGGTGCCACCTTCAGCCATGCAAGGGCGCTGGAAGCCCGCGCCGGGCGCCAACGCATGCTGGAGCGGCCAGGCGGCCCACGGTATGAAGTGATAATCGACGAGCTGGCTATCCGCCGCTTCGCCGCACCGGCGCCTGTGGTTGCCGACCAGCTGGACCACCTTGCGCTCGTCGGGCACGACCGCAGTGCCACAACCATCCGAGTACTTCCGTTATCAGCCAAGATCCGACATTACACCGTCCCTCGCTCAGCGTTCTTCGTCTACCGATACCCGGACCCTCATGACCCCGTGGTCGTCGCGGTCGACACGGTCACAGACGACCTCGTGCTGACAGAGGAGGCGGACGTTAACCGATACTTTGATTTGTACGCCAAACTGCAGGAGGCTTCCATGGCGCCGGGAGACAGCCTCGACTTCCTCGCCGCGACGGCCCAAAAGATCAGAAGGGACCTTCACGATGAATGA
- a CDS encoding GPP34 family phosphoprotein, giving the protein MVSLALADQFYLIGHHETTGRGRLATRCLGLGLASALLGELLYAGNVWLQDGKLRLVGRTVPQDALAHAVFDQLAAQPGHSDVRTWVQFFSGSASGLVAERLWRAGYLRPESSRRFFGGKSVVYVPADSNRAAVPSALLSMKLRRRHPLYPDESFLVGLCMATGLDRILLDGVPAEVRRYADEAVASVWVPAYELVRATQAAVGDVVLTARG; this is encoded by the coding sequence ATGGTGAGTTTGGCGTTGGCTGACCAGTTCTACCTTATCGGCCACCACGAAACCACAGGCCGCGGCCGACTGGCCACGCGGTGCCTCGGATTGGGATTGGCATCGGCTTTGCTGGGCGAGTTGCTCTACGCCGGCAACGTGTGGCTTCAGGATGGGAAACTTCGGCTGGTCGGCCGCACGGTGCCGCAGGACGCGTTGGCCCACGCGGTGTTCGATCAGCTCGCGGCTCAGCCGGGGCACTCGGACGTGCGTACGTGGGTGCAGTTCTTCAGCGGTTCCGCGTCCGGGCTGGTGGCGGAGCGCTTGTGGCGGGCCGGCTACTTGCGCCCGGAGAGCAGCCGCAGGTTCTTCGGGGGCAAGAGCGTGGTGTACGTGCCGGCGGACTCGAACCGGGCAGCGGTGCCGTCGGCGTTGCTGTCGATGAAGCTGCGTCGGCGGCATCCGCTTTACCCGGACGAGTCGTTCCTGGTGGGGCTGTGCATGGCGACCGGGTTGGACCGAATCCTGCTCGACGGCGTCCCGGCCGAGGTCCGCCGGTACGCCGACGAAGCGGTGGCCTCGGTATGGGTGCCGGCGTACGAACTCGTACGGGCGACGCAAGCTGCTGTCGGAGACGTGGTCCTCACTGCCCGTGGCTGA
- a CDS encoding APC family permease, whose amino-acid sequence MALPHPRFDPVTDRLAAGRLGVPAVVFFVMSAATPLTVVAGVVATGYATTGLIGIPLAFTVVGVLLAVFAVGFVAMARYMANAGAFYSYIAQGIGRPVGVGAAWVALVAYNLLQVGLYGAVGAAAGPVIESWFGVSLYWWLIALVAWAVTATLGVLRVEVNGRVLAVLLLAEVAVIVVFSLASLAHPAGGTIALDGLVPGNLFGAGVGAVLVLALLGFVGFEAAVVFAEEAKDPSRTIPAATFIAVGVTAVLYTVGAWAMAVATGPDRIVARSQDESTGLVFTLAGEHLGSLAVTVGLVLFATSIAAALISFHNTVARYMFALGRERVLPAGLGRTTMRGNAPAAASLVQSGIGLVVIVVVAVGGWDPLVHLFFWAGTSGGLGVLLLITVTAVAVLGFFARHVHVETVWRARVAPAIALAGLAGVVVVAVDTFGVLLGVPPGHWLATAVPAGYLLVGVAGTLWGWWLRHRRPEVYAAIGRGAKAALPTGRTPRATAGTRYTSSVRREVSR is encoded by the coding sequence ATGGCGCTACCTCACCCACGGTTCGATCCGGTGACCGACCGGCTGGCGGCGGGCCGGTTGGGTGTGCCGGCGGTGGTGTTCTTCGTTATGTCGGCGGCGACGCCGTTGACGGTGGTGGCGGGGGTGGTGGCGACCGGGTACGCGACGACGGGGCTGATCGGTATTCCGTTGGCGTTCACGGTGGTTGGTGTGTTGTTGGCGGTGTTCGCGGTCGGGTTCGTGGCGATGGCCCGGTACATGGCTAACGCGGGCGCGTTCTACTCCTACATCGCGCAGGGAATCGGCCGGCCGGTGGGGGTGGGTGCGGCGTGGGTGGCGTTGGTGGCCTACAACCTGTTGCAGGTCGGCTTGTACGGGGCGGTCGGCGCGGCGGCGGGTCCGGTGATCGAGTCGTGGTTCGGGGTGTCGCTGTACTGGTGGCTGATTGCCCTGGTGGCGTGGGCGGTGACCGCGACGCTCGGGGTGTTGCGGGTGGAGGTCAACGGTCGGGTTCTGGCGGTGTTGCTGCTGGCCGAGGTGGCAGTGATCGTGGTGTTCAGCCTGGCCAGTCTCGCGCACCCGGCCGGCGGCACGATCGCACTGGATGGGCTGGTGCCGGGGAATCTGTTCGGGGCGGGTGTCGGGGCGGTTCTCGTGCTGGCGCTGCTGGGGTTTGTCGGGTTCGAGGCGGCGGTGGTGTTCGCTGAGGAGGCGAAGGACCCGAGCCGGACGATCCCGGCCGCGACGTTCATCGCGGTGGGCGTGACCGCCGTGCTGTACACGGTGGGTGCGTGGGCGATGGCGGTGGCAACCGGCCCGGACCGGATCGTGGCGCGGTCGCAGGACGAGTCCACCGGTCTGGTGTTCACCCTCGCCGGCGAGCACCTCGGTTCGCTGGCGGTGACGGTCGGGCTGGTGTTGTTCGCGACCTCGATCGCGGCGGCCCTGATCTCGTTTCACAACACGGTGGCCCGGTACATGTTCGCCCTGGGCCGGGAGCGGGTCCTGCCGGCCGGGCTCGGCCGCACGACGATGCGGGGGAATGCTCCGGCGGCGGCGTCGCTGGTGCAGTCGGGGATCGGCCTGGTGGTGATCGTGGTGGTGGCGGTCGGGGGGTGGGATCCGTTGGTGCACCTGTTCTTCTGGGCGGGTACCAGCGGCGGCCTCGGCGTCCTGTTGTTGATCACGGTGACGGCGGTGGCGGTGCTCGGGTTCTTCGCCCGGCACGTGCATGTGGAGACGGTGTGGCGGGCGCGGGTCGCCCCCGCCATCGCGTTGGCGGGGTTGGCCGGGGTGGTGGTGGTCGCGGTGGACACCTTCGGTGTCCTGCTCGGCGTACCGCCTGGCCATTGGCTGGCCACAGCGGTCCCGGCCGGGTATCTGCTGGTCGGCGTCGCCGGCACGCTGTGGGGGTGGTGGCTGCGCCATCGACGACCTGAGGTGTACGCGGCGATCGGGCGGGGAGCGAAGGCCGCCCTGCCAACCGGGAGGACTCCGAGGGCGACGGCCGGCACCCGCTACACCAGCTCCGTCCGGCGGGAGGTCAGCCGGTGA
- a CDS encoding GNAT family N-acetyltransferase, with translation MTTDLLPRVVAGGWNDLNTAAELIADAFTPLAVARWLVPDPGRRTRVLRDQMAILAEHALFHGRVDLLADFSGVAVWFDRTRPVAPPRDYDRRLRAVCGPDTDRFTTLDALLDAHYPHGQAHHHLALLAVAPDLQGTGRGSALLRHGYAVADLAGVPTCLDASSGGSRDLYLRHGYEAGEPFHLPDGPPLWPMRRPPRPVGRDPGS, from the coding sequence GTGACCACCGACCTTCTTCCCCGGGTCGTGGCGGGTGGGTGGAACGACCTCAACACCGCCGCCGAGCTGATCGCCGACGCGTTCACCCCCTTGGCCGTCGCCCGGTGGCTGGTGCCCGACCCGGGCCGCCGGACCCGGGTGCTGCGGGATCAGATGGCGATCCTGGCCGAGCATGCCCTGTTCCACGGCCGTGTCGATCTGCTCGCCGACTTCAGCGGGGTCGCGGTCTGGTTCGACCGCACCCGGCCGGTCGCCCCACCGCGCGACTACGACCGGCGGCTGCGGGCGGTCTGCGGCCCGGACACCGACCGGTTCACCACTCTGGACGCCCTGCTCGATGCCCACTATCCGCACGGGCAGGCGCACCACCACCTGGCGCTGCTCGCGGTCGCCCCGGATCTGCAGGGCACCGGCCGCGGTAGCGCGCTGCTGCGTCACGGGTACGCCGTCGCCGACCTGGCGGGTGTGCCCACCTGCCTGGACGCCAGCAGTGGGGGTAGTCGTGACCTCTATCTGCGGCACGGCTACGAGGCGGGTGAACCTTTCCACCTGCCCGACGGTCCGCCGTTGTGGCCGATGCGCCGTCCGCCCCGGCCGGTAGGCCGCGACCCGGGAAGCTGA
- a CDS encoding TetR/AcrR family transcriptional regulator, whose protein sequence is MHLILDACVELAEEVGYDGLNTRVIAQRAGVSTGSLYQFFTDLRAILRAARRRNTQVYLDRLSDRFAAETPAHWWEGAEAALDEYIAVHRDVPGVRILRFGDVGEAELLAEERVDTGDQISRELAQRFGIDDAGFRRAVQIAVVAADALITLAFLRNPDGDEVLLAEAKVLFDLYLRRHGTPPGPAGRPDGAVHPSAPDRRGGRPRQQATPIPAGGHQ, encoded by the coding sequence GTGCATCTGATCCTGGACGCCTGCGTGGAGTTGGCTGAAGAGGTCGGTTACGACGGGTTGAACACCAGGGTGATCGCCCAGCGGGCGGGGGTTTCCACCGGCTCGCTCTACCAGTTCTTTACCGACCTGCGGGCGATCCTGCGGGCAGCGCGTCGACGTAACACCCAGGTGTACCTGGATCGGCTCAGCGACCGGTTCGCCGCTGAGACACCTGCCCACTGGTGGGAGGGGGCCGAGGCTGCCCTCGACGAGTACATCGCCGTGCACCGCGATGTGCCCGGGGTTCGGATCCTGCGTTTCGGGGACGTGGGCGAGGCGGAGCTGCTCGCCGAGGAACGCGTCGACACCGGCGACCAGATCAGCAGGGAGTTGGCGCAACGGTTCGGAATCGACGACGCGGGCTTTCGACGCGCGGTGCAGATCGCGGTGGTGGCAGCCGACGCCCTGATCACCCTTGCCTTCCTCCGCAACCCCGACGGGGATGAAGTCCTCCTGGCCGAAGCCAAGGTGCTGTTCGACCTCTACCTGAGGCGGCACGGGACGCCACCCGGGCCGGCCGGTCGACCCGACGGTGCGGTACACCCGAGCGCACCCGACAGGCGAGGCGGCCGACCTAGGCAACAGGCAACCCCGATCCCCGCCGGTGGCCACCAATGA